The DNA region TCCGGCTGCGGACCATGTGCCATCATCACGTCTTTGCCATCGCCTAACATATGCCAAAGCAACACTATTATATCATGCCTCGATGTCAAACCGTGGCACTACGACTCTGGAGAGTAACATCACATCAAGGCTATCTACGTAAAGCTGGCAATCAAGGCGTTGGGAGAGATGGCGGATGAATAGAACCCTCGAATACTATCTGAGACTGCCATATCGGGTAGTCCTGCATCCCGCAGAAGAAGGAGGCTACGCCGCTGAAATCCCGGAGCTACCCGGGTGCATAAGCCAGGGCGAGACCATGGAGGAAGCGCTCAAGAATATTGAAGCCGCGAAGGCGTCTTGGCTGGAGTCGGCCATTGAAGATGGCATCGAAATACCCGAACCGACCGCGCAGGATGAATACTCAGGCAAACTCAACATCCGGATGCCCAAATCCCTTCACCGTGCCCTGGCCGAGCGGGCTCGCGAAGAAAGGATCAGCCTGAATCAGCTCATCGTCTATCATCTTGCACGTGGCGTTGGATACCGCCGGTAGACGCGAAGGCCATCGAGTAAGGCGAGCGTAAGGTACCGCGGTGAATGATGGCGACCTTCGCAGAGCGGCTTCGGTCTTTACGCAACTCAAAAGGACTGACCCAGGAGAAGTTGGCCGAACAGATTGGCGTTAAGCGGTCAACAATCGCTGGTTACGAGGCTCCCAGCAAAGAACGCGAGCCGGACTTCGATGCTGTCTCAAGACTCGCCAATTACTTTGGCATCTCCACGACCTACCTCCTCGGCTACAGCAACGTCACGAACCCCGAAGCGTCAGTCGGTCTTTACGCAACTCAAAAGGACTGACCCAGGAGAAGTTGGCCGAACAGATTGGCGTTAAGCGGTCAACAATCGCTGGTTACGAGGCTCCCAGCAAAGAACGCGAGCCGGACTTCGATGCTGTCTCAAGACTCGCCAATTACTTTGGCATCTCCACGACCTACCTCCTCGGCTACAGCAACGTCACGAACCCCGAAGCGTCAGGGTGTTTTCGTTTATGTAGGCAAGACCCGTCTCGTCCCCATCCTTAAGGCCTTGAGTCCCGGACTTCCCGACCGACCGGAAGACAACACCGAGGGTTCCGAGGAGGTACTCGAGGAGGACATGGAGGAGTAAAGGATTACTTCTTCTGGCGCGTCAAAGATGACGCCATGGAACCGCTACTTAGGGCTGGGTATGGAGGTCGGGGATGGCGAGGTCGCGGCGGTAATCGTCAACGGTCATGCGAGTGTAAGACGGATCTACACAAGTGGCAGCGTCACTGTCCTGAATTCGGACAATCCCGCAAACCCACCGATTATATCTTCAACGCGGGAGGTGCATATCGTAGGCAAGGTCGTGGAGGCAAGATTCAAGCTGGCGTAGTCCTACAACGGAACAAGGGCCCTAGCATACAAAAAAGCCAAGACAGCCCGTCGCGAAAACAGGGAGTGTTGGCTTTTGTGCTCTTACTGTCATGTCGAGAGTTCCGCCTGTCTTGCATAGCATTCAGCCTTGAAGGTTGAACCAACATTCACTCAACGACGCTACCGACCATGGGAGGCACTCTGCACCACGGTATACTCCGAACTGCCGTTGTACTCTCCGGCTCCCTAACCCGAAACAAGAGGGCCCGCCTTCCGCGGGCCCTCTCCTCGGCTGCCCCCTGGGGCAGCCTGCCTTTCCCTCGCACCCATATCAGCCGTAACAGCATCCGGCCCCGATGTTAGGCGCGGCTCCAGCCGATTATGGAGCAGGTGAAACCACCAGGAACTTCAGCGTCTGCCCAGCCGCTGGAGTCGCGCCAGTGTAGAACTTGACCCAGTCAAGCGCCTGGACTTCTCCGAACGTGATGGCTATCGGATCCTTGCTGGTATCCGTCCAGCTCCAGTACTGGGTGTCGTCGTCGACATAGTACCAAGCATCGCTCGCGCCGATCGCTATCCTCTTGGTGCCCGAGGACTTG from Bacillota bacterium includes:
- a CDS encoding helix-turn-helix transcriptional regulator, whose amino-acid sequence is MAEQIGVKRSTIAGYEAPSKEREPDFDAVSRLANYFGISTTYLLGYSNVTNPEASGCFRLCRQDPSRPHP
- a CDS encoding toxin-antitoxin system HicB family antitoxin is translated as MNRTLEYYLRLPYRVVLHPAEEGGYAAEIPELPGCISQGETMEEALKNIEAAKASWLESAIEDGIEIPEPTAQDEYSGKLNIRMPKSLHRALAERAREERISLNQLIVYHLARGVGYRR
- a CDS encoding helix-turn-helix transcriptional regulator; this encodes MMATFAERLRSLRNSKGLTQEKLAEQIGVKRSTIAGYEAPSKEREPDFDAVSRLANYFGISTTYLLGYSNVTNPEASVGLYATQKD